The Chitinophaga pinensis DSM 2588 region TGTTCACCCGGTTTGATGGTAAGCATGATCTCGTCATCTGCCAGTACGGCGGCTACCGGTAAGATACCTCCGGAGAGTGCCTTTCCGAGTATCAGGATGTCCGGACGTACGTTTTCGTGGTCGCAGCAAAGCATCTTTCCCGTACGGGCAAGGCCGGTCTGGATCTCGTCGGCGATAAACAATACGTTGGCGTCTTCACAGTACTGACGGGCTTTGGAGAGGTATCCGTCATCGGGTACCATCACACCAGCTTCTCCCTGTATCGGCTCTACGAGGAAGCCGGCTACGTTGTTGTCCTGAAGGGCTCTTTCCAGTGCCGCCAGGTTATTATATGGAATCACTTCATATCCCGGCATAAACGGACCGAAGTTCGTCCGGGAAGAAGGATCTGTACTAAAGGAAATAACATTCAGGGTACGGCCATGGAAGTTGTTGGCGCATACGATGATCTTAGCCTGGTTTTCGGGAATACCTTTTACCACATAGCCCCAGCGGCGGGCCAGTTTAAGCGCTGTTTCCACAGCTTCTACGCCGGTGTTCATCGGCAATACTTTGTCGTAGCCGAAGTAGCGGGTGATAAAGGCAGCGTATTCGCCGAGCAGGTCATTGTGAAAAGCACGGGAGGTCAATGTCAGGCGCTGTGCCTGTTCGGTTAAGGCGCGGATGATTGTCGGGTGACAATGCCCCTGGTTCACCGCAGAATAACCTGACAGGAAATCGAAATAACGTTTACCGTCAACGTCCCAGAGAAAAACACCTTCCCCGCGATCCAGCACTACGGGCAATGGATGGTAGTTGTGAGCCCCGTATTGTTCTTCCAGGTCCAGAAAATGCTGGGTCTTTTCACTGATATTAAATGTGTGTAACATACTCCCCAAAGGTAATTAGGAATTGGGGATTTAGGAATTAGGAATTGGTCAGTCTGTTGAGAGGAAGGCGGAATTTGTGAAAATAAGGTATAATTCGGGAGGCTGGTGTATGGAATTAAGAATTAAGAATTAGGAATTAAGAATTAAGAATTAAGAATTATTTTATTATGGCAAATATCTATGGGGAATTTTATAGAATGAGACAATGAGTCAAACTCCTCCCAATTACACCCCTATTCCTAATTCTTAATTCCTAATTCCTAATTGGTCAAGCTTTTTTAAGCTTATTAACCAATGAGACATACTCCTGCTGGGCAGCCTCTTTCGCCTTTCCCTTCAGTTTCTCCCAGGCTTCATACTTGGCTTTGGCCACGAAGTCAAATGGGTTGGTGGGTGGTTCACCATTGATATCACCTTCAGTTCCTTGTTTATAAAGTGAGTAGAGTTGCAGAAGGGTTTCATTATCAGGCTTTTGGGTCAGGGTTTTGCTGGCTGTAGCGGCCGTTTCAAACTGTTGTTGCAGATCCATAAGAAAGTTTTTTCTTAAATGTAGATAAAATAGTACCAAATCTGACGGTCGGCACTATCCGGGTATAGCAAAATTTAAATAACTTTGCGGCTTGACGCGGGGCGTTAAACGCCTGGTTTTAAAAGCATATATGAAGAATATCAGGAATTTTTGCATCATTGCACACATCGACCACGGTAAAAGTACATTGGCTGACAGGCTGTTAGAGCATACAAAGACAATCTCAGACAGAGAAATGCAGGCTCAGGTATTGGATGACATGGATCTGGAAAGAGAGAAAGGTATCACTATCAAGAGTCATGCGATCCAGATGAACTATGTTCAGGACGGAACGTCATATGTATTTAACCTGATCGATACTCCCGGTCACGTGGACTTCTCTTATGAAGTATCCCGTGCGCTGGCTGCCTGCGAAGGTGCACTGCTGTTGGTTGATGCTGCTCAGGGTATCCAGGCACAAACTATTTCCAACCTTTATCTGGCCCTGGAAAATGACCTGGAGATCATCCCCGTGATCAACAAGATCGATATGGACGGCGCTATGATCCCGGAGGTAAAAGACCAGATCATAGAACTGATCGGTTGTAAGGAGGATGAAATCCTGCTGGCTTCCGGTAAGACGGGTATTGGTATCGAAGAGATCCTGGATGCCATCGTGAAACGTGTTCCAGCTCCGAAAGGAGATCCGGAAGCTCCTTTACAGGCACTGATCTTTGATAGCGTATTCAACTCCTTCCGTGGTATCATCGCTTACTACAGAATATTTAACGGTACCCTCAAAAAAGGAGATAAAGTTAAATTCTTCAATACCGATGAAGAATACTTTGCTGATGAAGTAGGTATTCTGAAACTCGGTCTGCAACCCACCCAAACCGTTAAGACCGGCGACGTAGGTTACATTATCACCGGTATCAAAAATGCCAAAGAAGTAAAAGTGGGCGATACCATCACTACCAGCGCGAATCCTAGTCTGGAGTCTATCAACGGTTTCGAAGAGGTAAAACCAATGGTATTCGCAGGTATCTTCCCTGTAAATACAGAAGACTTCGAAGAGCTACGTGACTGTATGGAGAAACTGCAGCTGAACGATGCTTCCCTGACTTTCGAACTGGAAACGTCCCAGGCATTGGGCTTTGGTTTCCGATGCGGATTCCTCGGAATGCTGCACATGGAGATCATCCAGGAACGTCTCGAAAGAGAGTTCAATCAGACTGTGATCACCACCGTTCCGAACGTAAGCTTTATCGCCCATACGACCAGAAAGGAAACTATTATTGTGAACAACCCTTCTGAAATGCCGGATCCAAGTACACTGGAACGCATTGAAGAACCGTTCATCAGAGCACAGATCATTACCAAACCGGATTATATTGGTAACATCATGACCCTGTGTCTCGGTAAGAGAGGTCTCCTGATGAATCAAAGCTATCTGACCCCAACCAGGGTTGAACTGATATTTGAAATGCCACTCACAGAGATCGTATTCGATTTCTATGATAAGCTGAAAAGCCAGACACGTGGTTACGCCTCCTTCGACTATGCACCGATCGGTTACCGTGACAGTGACATCGCGAAGATGGATATTCTGCTGAACGGCGACAAGGTGGATGCGCTGAGCGCCCTGATTCACCGTGGTCGTGCACAGGACTTCGGTCGTAAACTCTGTGAAAAGCTGAAGGAACTGTTGCCTCGTCAGCAATTTATGATTGCTATCCAGGCAGCGATCGGCGCCAAGATTCTGGCCCGTGAAACGATCAGCGCTATGCGTAAGGATGTTACTGCCAAATGTTATGGTGGTGATATCTCCCGTAAGCGTAAACTGTTGGAAAAACAGAAAGAAGGTAAGAAGCGTATGAGACAGATTGGTAACGTGGAAGTACCGCAGGAAGCATTCCTTGCTGTTCTTAAATTAGATTAGTACGCCAATACATCAAATTTTGGGAAATTAAAGCGGCCGGAGAAATTCGGTCGCTTTTTTATTTGTCTTCATTGGGTTTGTAGCTTCTTATGTGAATGCTTGATTCAGTTAGATTGTTGGCAGGGGGGGAATGCTCCGGATTCAGTATGGGATTACGGGCTGTAGTTCTTTGAAGTTCCTTGCTATTGGGCGTTGGGTTGGAGAGTTGTGCGGCGGTGGTCATAAGAGCCTGGGATATATGATATATCACAATACCCTCAAATGCCCCCACCATAAGATTGATATACTATGAGACATTATAACATCCCAGATACCCACTATATCATGATGAACGATATGATGCTTATGCTGAATTCTGACTTGGAGCAGTCTTCGGACTTCCTTTGAATTGCCTTCAGATGCTGTATCATGGCTCAAATGAGGCTTGTTTCTATGATGTATACCGTGATTAGACCGTCATTACGCCGTTATCGCTTCGTTCTGGAACGTAGAGATATGGGCTTAATAACGGTATAGCTTCGTTGTACATCGAAGAAAAAGATCTTATCTCTTTCATAATCAGTGACTTTTAGCTGTTTTGATCGAAGATTGGAGATAAGAGTGTGATAAAGCTCATAAAATCAATGACTTATGAGGGTGTTAAACACAAAAAAGCCGGCAGGAAATGTATTCTGCCGGCTTTTTAAATATGATCTGTCCGATTAAGCCAGCTGGCTTTTCGGAACAATTACTGATGATTTCAGGATGCTCCATACGCCAAACAGCACTGCTGTAAAGAATACGTTGCCCATCAGGCCATTCAGTGCAAAACTGCTGAACAGATCGCCTTCTTTGTAGAAAGGGATACCGGCAGCGTAGCAAGCCAGCAGACCAGCACCCGTTTTAGGATACATGTCTGTGGTGAGGAATGTGCCCAGGTTCGTGATCAGGAAGAACAGTAAGCCTGTGCCGATAGAAGACAGCAGCAGTGTCAGCGTGTTTACTTTTCTGATACGGGTACCAATGAAGGCAATCAGCATAAATGCGCCATATACGAAGAACAACTGTCCCAGGTAGTCGCGGTTCAGCGCCTGAATGCTGGTGAACAGCTGGAGGAATACGTCAGAAAGGAACAGAGACAATAAAGGAACGATATACGCCAGACGTTTATCTTTCAGAACGATGCCGCCGAAGAGGGCTGCCGCACCAATGGCATTGAAATTCCACAAACCAGCCTGGTTTGTCAGAATGCGGCAAAGGGCAGACAGGAATATCAGCAGACTGATGATCAGTATTTCCCGGATAGAATCCTTTTTCATAATGGGTCAATTATTTATATCAAAGATAATTGATTTTAAATAGATTGAACAGGTACACTTGCTTTAAAGATTACTGCGCCTGCATTGCTCTGGATATCATATGTCGTATCGAAGTAGGTAACAACCGATTCTCCTTTTTTCAGGTGGATCGCTTCACCGCCCTGCTCTGTGATAATCGCAGCGCCTTCCATTACCAGCATGATCTCAGTCGCTTCACTGGTATGCTCATAACGCTGATCATTCTGTAAAACGATACGGCTTACTACGAAATCAGGCGCCGGAGAATGGTAGATTGTTTCCAATCCGCCGCTGATGCTTTCGCTTCTCAGGATCTTAGGATGTACCGGCTCAAAACGGGTATGCTTCAGCAGCTCAGGTACATCAATATGTTTAGGCGTCAGACCGCCACGCAGCACATTGTCGGAATTGGCCATCAGTTCAACGTTCTGTCCTTCCAGGTAAGCATGTGGAATACCTGCATCCTGGAACACCGCTTCACCCGGATGTACTTCCATGATATTGAAGAAATAGATAGAGAAAATACCCCTGTCCAGATTCTCCAGTCCCTGTGGATCATTTGCGATCGCTCTGCCTGCCCAGAATGCCGGATCAGACTTCGCCAGACGGTTGTTCTGATACGCTTCTGATACTGCCTCTGCCAATGGACGTAACATCGTGTTCACTTCCGCCTGTGGCATCTCCATCACCGCTTTATATAAACCATAGTAACCCTCTTTTTCAAAGATAGGCGCCAGTGGTGCGAATGCGGTTACCGTCTCTAATACCTTTCTCAGCTTATCTTCCGGCAGAAATCCGTGTAACAGCCAAAACTCGCTGAGCGCTACCATGATCTCCGGTTTGTGGTTAGCATCTTTGTAGTTACGATGAGGTGCATTCAGTGGAATACCTGCTTCGTTTTCACGGGCAAAGCCTTTTTCTGCTTCTACTTTCGTAGGGTGTACCTGGATAGATAGCATGTCTTTTACGTCCAGGATCTTCAGCAGATAAGGTAATTCGCCGAAACGCTTCCATACCTTAGGTCCGAGTACATGTTCAGGATTGGCCTTTACCAGCTGATCCAGCGGGGTTGATTGTCCGTCGGTAGCTATTGCTGATGGTGCGCTCTGGTGTGCGCCCATCCAGTATTCAGCGCTTGGTTTACCGTTTTCCGGAATGCCTAATAATGCAGGGATGTAGTGATAGCCACCCCAGGCATAGTTTTGTACCTTACCGTCCAGTCTGAATAATTTCTTCTCGCTCATGCGTAATATTATTTATTTTCCTGTGATTGTTAACCTGTTGTTTTTCCTGATGGAAGAGCAAAAATAGTCAAAACAATGGCATCCCATATAGCTTTGGGCAAAAAAGGGGAGTTGATTGCATGTGGACATCTTCGTTTGCATCATTACGAGATCATAGCGGTTAATTGGCGGCATCGGCGGCGGGAGATAGATATTATCGCTTCGCGGGATGGTTGTCTGGTGTTTTTCGAGGTCAAGACGCTGGCAAGTGATCTTTACGGCTGGCCGGAGAAGCATGTGACGGCGGCGAAGCGGCGGAATATACAGGCTGTGGCTTCGGCGTATATGGACCGGATGAAACAGCTGCCGAAGGTCATCAGGTTTGATGTGATTGCGATTACTTTTCAGCCGGATGGTACTTATGAGCTGGTGCATTTTGAGGATGCGTTTTAGCTACCGCTGCGCGTGAGGGTTTTAAGGTTATGTTGTTACTGGTTATGGATATAACCGGGTGGGATTGGTATGTCTTTGTAGTTTACGTCAGGCTTTTTAATTATCAGACTGTTGTTGGTTGTTGGCAGGGGGGAATGCTCCGGATTCAGTATGGGATTACGGGCTGTAGTTCTTTGAAGTCCCTTGCTATTGGGCGTTGGGTCGGAGAGTTGGGCGGTGGGGGCTTGTATTAAACCCCTGGTTGCATGGGCTCAGCAGACTTCGCAGAACTAAGGCCCGTAATCTCCATCTGAACCCTGCGTTGTGACGCTGCTGCTGACTAAGTTTAGGACGGTTTTGAGGTAGGCGTACAATGTAGTAGTACAATGTTATAGTACAATGTGGGCGTATATACGTGATGTTTATATTTGTTGCAGTGCAGACAGTGTGGACGTATAAAGCAGAAAGACGAATTACATCGGCTTTCGCGTATTGTAATTCGTCCTCTATTTATAGTCTTTAGAGAAAGGAATCAGGCGGTTGCATAAATCCTAATTCTTAATTCTTAATTCCTAATTGCTTCAGCCCCAGATACCGGTGTAGTTCTGCGGAGTGATCGCTTTCAGTTCCTTTTTCAGGGTGGCGCTGATCTTCAGTCCATCGATGAACTTGTGCATGGTTTTCTGGTTGATGTTCTGACCACCACGGGTGAGTTCCTTCAGGGCCTCGTAAGGTTGAGGGAAGTTTTCACGACGGAGTACGGTCTGAATCGCTTCAGCGACTACTGCCCAGTTATTTTCCAGGTCGTCCTGGAGTTTGGCTTCGTTCAGGATCAGTTTACCGAGACCTTTCTGAACAGATTTCAGGGCCAGTACGGTGTGACCGAATGGAACGCCTACGTTACGGAGAACGGTGGAGTCGGTCAGGTCACGCTGCAAACGGGAGATTGGCAGTTTGGCGCTCAGGTGTTCGAAGATGGCGTTTGCCAGTCCGAAGTTACCTTCTGCGTTTTCGAAGTCAATCGGGTTCACTTTGTGCGGCATCGCAGAAGAACCTACTTCGCCGGCCTTGATCTTCTGTTTGAAGTAGTCCATGGAGATGTATGTCCAGATGTCGCGGCAGAAGTCGATCAGGATCGTGTTGATACGTTTCAGGGTATCAAACTGAGCGGCGATGTTGTCGTAATGTTCGATCTGGGTGGTATATTTCATACGCTGCAGACCGAGGGTATTGTTGACGAATTTGTCAGCGAATTTCTCCCAGTTGGTTTTAGGGAATGCCACATAGTGTGCGTTGAAGTTGCCGGTAGCGCCACCGAATTTAGCGGCGAAAGGAATTTCTCCCAGCAGTTTCACCTGACCTTCCAGTCTTTCTACAAACACCAGGATCTCTTTACCCAGGATGGTCGGAGAAGCCGGTTGACCGTGTGTACGGGCCAGCATTGGTATCTTCATCCAGCTTTTAGCCATCTTCTTCAGGTCCAGGATCAGATTAGCGATCGCCGGCATGAAAACATGTTCTACAGCTTCTTTCCAGAACAGCGGCGTAGCGGTATTGTTGACGTCCTGGGAGGTCAGACCGAAGTGTACCCACTCCAGTTTATCTTCCAGTCCGAGCGCTTTCAGCTCATTCTTAACAAAATACTCAACAGCTTTTACATCGTGATTAGTTACTTTTTCCGTGTCCTTGATCAGCTGTGCGTGCTCAATGGTGAACTCCTGGTAGATCTTACGCAGGGCAGGAACCTGAGATTTGGAGAGGGTAAATAC contains the following coding sequences:
- the lepA gene encoding translation elongation factor 4 — translated: MKNIRNFCIIAHIDHGKSTLADRLLEHTKTISDREMQAQVLDDMDLEREKGITIKSHAIQMNYVQDGTSYVFNLIDTPGHVDFSYEVSRALAACEGALLLVDAAQGIQAQTISNLYLALENDLEIIPVINKIDMDGAMIPEVKDQIIELIGCKEDEILLASGKTGIGIEEILDAIVKRVPAPKGDPEAPLQALIFDSVFNSFRGIIAYYRIFNGTLKKGDKVKFFNTDEEYFADEVGILKLGLQPTQTVKTGDVGYIITGIKNAKEVKVGDTITTSANPSLESINGFEEVKPMVFAGIFPVNTEDFEELRDCMEKLQLNDASLTFELETSQALGFGFRCGFLGMLHMEIIQERLEREFNQTVITTVPNVSFIAHTTRKETIIVNNPSEMPDPSTLERIEEPFIRAQIITKPDYIGNIMTLCLGKRGLLMNQSYLTPTRVELIFEMPLTEIVFDFYDKLKSQTRGYASFDYAPIGYRDSDIAKMDILLNGDKVDALSALIHRGRAQDFGRKLCEKLKELLPRQQFMIAIQAAIGAKILARETISAMRKDVTAKCYGGDISRKRKLLEKQKEGKKRMRQIGNVEVPQEAFLAVLKLD
- the manA gene encoding mannose-6-phosphate isomerase, class I, producing MSEKKLFRLDGKVQNYAWGGYHYIPALLGIPENGKPSAEYWMGAHQSAPSAIATDGQSTPLDQLVKANPEHVLGPKVWKRFGELPYLLKILDVKDMLSIQVHPTKVEAEKGFARENEAGIPLNAPHRNYKDANHKPEIMVALSEFWLLHGFLPEDKLRKVLETVTAFAPLAPIFEKEGYYGLYKAVMEMPQAEVNTMLRPLAEAVSEAYQNNRLAKSDPAFWAGRAIANDPQGLENLDRGIFSIYFFNIMEVHPGEAVFQDAGIPHAYLEGQNVELMANSDNVLRGGLTPKHIDVPELLKHTRFEPVHPKILRSESISGGLETIYHSPAPDFVVSRIVLQNDQRYEHTSEATEIMLVMEGAAIITEQGGEAIHLKKGESVVTYFDTTYDIQSNAGAVIFKASVPVQSI
- a CDS encoding DUF6580 family putative transport protein → MKKDSIREILIISLLIFLSALCRILTNQAGLWNFNAIGAAALFGGIVLKDKRLAYIVPLLSLFLSDVFLQLFTSIQALNRDYLGQLFFVYGAFMLIAFIGTRIRKVNTLTLLLSSIGTGLLFFLITNLGTFLTTDMYPKTGAGLLACYAAGIPFYKEGDLFSSFALNGLMGNVFFTAVLFGVWSILKSSVIVPKSQLA
- a CDS encoding acyl-CoA-binding protein — protein: MDLQQQFETAATASKTLTQKPDNETLLQLYSLYKQGTEGDINGEPPTNPFDFVAKAKYEAWEKLKGKAKEAAQQEYVSLVNKLKKA
- the rocD gene encoding ornithine--oxo-acid transaminase; translated protein: MLHTFNISEKTQHFLDLEEQYGAHNYHPLPVVLDRGEGVFLWDVDGKRYFDFLSGYSAVNQGHCHPTIIRALTEQAQRLTLTSRAFHNDLLGEYAAFITRYFGYDKVLPMNTGVEAVETALKLARRWGYVVKGIPENQAKIIVCANNFHGRTLNVISFSTDPSSRTNFGPFMPGYEVIPYNNLAALERALQDNNVAGFLVEPIQGEAGVMVPDDGYLSKARQYCEDANVLFIADEIQTGLARTGKMLCCDHENVRPDILILGKALSGGILPVAAVLADDEIMLTIKPGEHGSTYGGNPLACKVAIVALTVLKEEKMTENAAAMGELLRKELAALQSPHISTIRGKGLLNAIVINHAHPEAAWDLCLALKENGLLAKPTHGDKIRFAPPLLITAAQVKEAVAIIAKSLEIL
- the purB gene encoding adenylosuccinate lyase; translated protein: MQLQALTAISPLDGRYRRQLEELAPYFSEFALIRYRVLVEIEYFIALSEQKVFTLSKSQVPALRKIYQEFTIEHAQLIKDTEKVTNHDVKAVEYFVKNELKALGLEDKLEWVHFGLTSQDVNNTATPLFWKEAVEHVFMPAIANLILDLKKMAKSWMKIPMLARTHGQPASPTILGKEILVFVERLEGQVKLLGEIPFAAKFGGATGNFNAHYVAFPKTNWEKFADKFVNNTLGLQRMKYTTQIEHYDNIAAQFDTLKRINTILIDFCRDIWTYISMDYFKQKIKAGEVGSSAMPHKVNPIDFENAEGNFGLANAIFEHLSAKLPISRLQRDLTDSTVLRNVGVPFGHTVLALKSVQKGLGKLILNEAKLQDDLENNWAVVAEAIQTVLRRENFPQPYEALKELTRGGQNINQKTMHKFIDGLKISATLKKELKAITPQNYTGIWG
- a CDS encoding YraN family protein, translated to MASHIALGKKGELIACGHLRLHHYEIIAVNWRHRRREIDIIASRDGCLVFFEVKTLASDLYGWPEKHVTAAKRRNIQAVASAYMDRMKQLPKVIRFDVIAITFQPDGTYELVHFEDAF